The Rhizobium sp. BT03 genome segment TCAATCAAGGTGCTTGCGCCGTTAGCGGCCTTCCACAAAGATGAAGTGATACAACTCGCAAAAGCTAAAGGTGTAGGCGGCACATACTCGTGCCATCTCGGCTTAGAGGAACCTTGTGGCGAATGTATTGCATGCAATGAATTTAAGGTCGGGGAGGCTTGAATGGGAGGCGGAAGCAGCGGAAGTTGGAGTCGGTTAGGCGACATCCGTTCCCTTGAAGAAAAGGCAAAAGCGGCCCTCCAAGGTGGAAAGCGTAACGTCTTTATCAGCTTCGCGACCGAGGATATCAACGAGGTGAATCTGCTTCGAGCTCATGCGAAGAACGAAAACAGCGATATCGAATTCAATGATCACTCGGTCCGCGAACCTTACGACAGTGAGAGAGCAGCTTATATCAAGCAGAAGATCACCGAACGGATCAATCGCTCCTCGGTAACGGTGGTCTACTTGTCGGAGAGCACTGCGCAGAGCCAATGGGTGCAATGGGAGGTCGAGAAGAGCATCAGTCTCGGCAAGAGGGTCATCGCTGTGCACCCGCAAGGCAAGGCTCCCACAGTTAATCCACAGTGGATAAAGGAAAACCAGATCAAAGTTGTCCCTTGGAACAAGCTGTCCGACGAGCTCAGATAGCTGCTTTTTAGTTTCGGGGAAGCACTACGTCCTGACCGGTGCCTGGCAAGCTGATCCATTAGGAAAATCTTGCAAGGCGGTGCCGCGAGCGCACAGTTAGATCGACACTATGCTCGCGAATACGAGAGGCAACGAATTCTGTGGTTCGGGGGTGACATGGGCAGAATGAAAGAACTCATGATCGAGTATCGCAATCAAGAAGCGGACTTCATGGAACTTGCCGAACAAATTCTCAAATCTAATGGCTATCAATGGCTCGGCGGCAGAGACCCTGAAAATTACGATCCTGCCGACCAGGTCCCCTACGACTGGAAGATGCGTGGCCCCGACGGCAATGTTACATTGGTTGATGTCAAAATTTATCGGTCGAACCAACTTGATCAAACTCTCGTTTGGAATGGCTTGCAGCAACTTTCGATTGCTGCCTCCTACGAGAATATCCAGCATGTTGCGATCGTGACAAATATCGAACTGTCGCCCGACGTAGTCAGGAGCGGCATGTATGGGCAATACCATTTTGACTTGCTCGATTTCCGTATGCTCAGGGATATGGCGCACTCGGAAGAAGAACTCGATCAACTATATCAAGCCGCTGCCGAATTTCGCGACGAAACCTGGGCCACGCAGCCATTTCGCCCGACACCACCGAAGGACAGCTTCGATGCCGATGAGGCAAAACGGAAATTAAGGGAGTGCCCCGTTGGCGATGGCCCAAAATACGAGCAAGCTTGCGAATATGCCATACGCGGCGTTTTCGCAAATGATTTCAATCCGTGGTCCAGCAAGCAGCACAAGATTGCGGACGGTTTTCATCGGCTAGACTTGCTAGGGCACATCAATTCGCAACAGGACTTCTGGAAAGGTCTTCGATACGATTTTCGAACCCGTTATGTTGTATTCGAGTTTAAGAACTACGCCGAAAGGATCACTCAAAAGGAAATATACACGACAGAAAAATATCTATTTGCCGGCGCATTGCGAATGATTGCAATAATAATTGCGCGGAATGGTGAAGATGCCGGTGCAAAAGCAGCCCGTGAAGGCGCTTTGCGTGAACACGGTAAACTTATTATACTTCTTACAGGCGATGAACTGATCAATATCATTGGCGCGTTCAGGGCAGGTGACGACGTTCATGGTTTGTTACTAAACAACCTACATAACATGCTTAGTGTAATAGGTCGTTAAACAAATAATTCAACTCAAGTGCTTCTCCTGGCCCTGGATTTCGAAGGCGCGAAAAACGCGCAGGGATTGTCCTATGGCCAACTGAGAGAAACGCGTGGCCAAAGCTACACGAGTTGTTCCAGCCTTTCTCGAGGGTTCGGAAAGTTTCGATTTGGAAAGGAGGCTGGAGCGATCACTTCGCCGGTGCGCAACATTTCGAGGGGAGCAACTGAACGCCTGTGCGTGAGGCGTGAGGCCAGTTGCCTTATATATAATACTTGAACGGCAGCTTCGGTTCGCCGGTCCGTGGTGCCGCGAGGATCACGTCGCCCACCGCGTCGGCGAAACGTATCGTCACCGGCAATCGATCGTTATGCAGGCAAGAATTGAAATTGATCTTGGTCAGGCCCATCACGTCCCCGAGAACCGTTTCAAGTTCGCAATCTCCGCGGTGAATGCGGACTTCTATCGGATTCGGCGTCTCTGGCCCTTGGTAGGTATCAAGGCGCGGGGCGAATCCCGACGTCCAGAGGAACGCGCGGCGTTCGTGCAATATCAAGGCCGTTCCGCGGATGACCGGATATCGACCGGGCCGGTATAGCTTCATGCGGTCTTTCGCATCGGAAATCTGCACTCCTACGACATTGGTCCCCGGAGCAGCGGCCTTGAAGCCTTTCCATTCCGGGTCCGCGAACGAGGACTTGGCATGAATGAACAGCTCAGCGGGCGGCTGTCCATCATGCATTTGTTGATATTCGCCGATAACCATCTCAACTAAACTGCTTGCCGCGTCCTCGCTCAGATGAAATTGCTTGGATTCGGAATGAAACCATGGGCCGAGCGCACCGCGAAATACGACGCCTTCACCGCTCGAAAGAAACATCTGGGCGGCGCAACAGGCGAAGCGATCATCGGAACTATTGTCCTGTCGCTTATAGGCGAGGCCGACATAGCAAACGCCGGGTCTGACGTCGGCCAACTGCCATGGTCGTCCACCATCCTTGTAATAGGCGCCGGTCAATATTTTCCAGGCGATCGTTGCAGGGTCCTCCAATCGTCGCAGTGGCTTGCCGATTTTGTTCAGGAAATCGTTAGGCGCCAATGTGGTTTCCCTAACGATCTGAGTGACGATACGGTCTCTGAGCAGACGTGCCTTCAACTGGCGCCTGAAATGGGTGGCATATTGATAGATCTCCGCCGCTTCCAGATCTTCGGGGAAGAACGTCGGCTCCAACATCAAGTCCCTGGCAGCAGACTTGGACAGTTTCACCGAACCGCGGATGCGGTCCGCCTTGGGGACGCTTGATTGGGGTCGCCCGAGCTTGTAGATTTCCTCAGGAATAACCACGAACCAGAAATTCGGAGGTGCCTCCAAGCGATCGGCGGCCGCCACCAGTGGGTCGACATACAGATCCACGGTGCTTTTGATCGCCTCGTTCCTGTTCTCCAGGCGAAGAGCCCGCGAGACAGCCGCGGGGTCGATGCTATCGATGATGTGCCGTGGCTTGTCTGGCCAAGCACTGGCGAAGGCGGCACCATAACCCGGAAACGGCACATGCTGCGGGTCGTCATTGGCGGCGTCTATGACATTGCCGACCGAGCCCATCCACTGCCGGAAGCGAGCGACTCCCGCGGGAGTGCCGATCACGCCGAAATTGATGGGTGCTCGCCCTCCGTCGCCTGGACCGAACAGAAATAGTCCGTCCCGTGGATAGACCATGCGCTGGCCGTAGCGAAACTCGAGCATCGGCTCGAGAACATGAATTGCTCTCAACCTGTCACTCCTCATCTCCGGGTATATCGAAGTCATTCTCGTCATCGAACCCGGCTTCGTCGTCCGAGCTTGCGAGAATGTCGCCCGTTTCCTCGTCCTCGTGCTCCTCGGCAGCGGTGGCCTCCGCCTCCAGCCCGAAAGATACGTCGAACTGGACCGGAGGTACTTCGAGCGCCATGAAAGCATCGCCGCCCATGTCGATGGACAACTCGGTCGCGTCACCGACGAGCCATCCCAGGTAAGCGAGCATCAGATCCCGCCACCGATCATTGCGCCAAGATTTGCACATGGTTCGCCGCATCGTGTGCATGCGCTTGGCGTCACCGACCGTAGACCGACCATCCACCGTAAAGATCACGTGGCCGGAGAGGCGAAAGTGACGGAATGGGGCGGTAGCTGGCCATGCGCTGACTCCATAATGCCAGAACACGTTGCGCGCCTTGGACTGCCCGACGAGTTGCCGGCGCCCGGATAGGCCGTCTTTCCAGGAAAAGGCTTTCTGCTCCACGCCGGCCGCATTCTTGTCAGGCCACCACATGTACCGGCCACTCGCCATTTCCGTGGCCTGTAATCCGGCCTGTCCCAGCCGGCGATCGAAACCTTGTCTCATGAGATCGACGACATGGCGTCGCGCATCATTGGCGTCGATACGATAGCCAGGAGCGCCCCTCGTAAGAAACTCTTCCGTTTCGACTATCCCGGCGATGCTCATCGGGAGACTGTCGCCGAAGTGTTCATGCAGTGCCGGTGGGGAGGCGAAGGTAAGAAAACCGCGCCCCAAGGGCACCACCGGCAATGGGCAGCTCTTTATGGCGCGGTCCTTCGCACCGATCGAGATCCCGCCGGCAAAGTCATAAATCCGCAGGTCCCGCGGCAAGGCTTTCACACGTAGCCAGTTCGATATAAGCTTTTCGCCCGTTTCTACCACGCTCTGTCCGTCCCGCAGGGAGATCTCGCGCCAGATTCGAGAGCGCTCTGAAGCGCCTCGACGGGGTATACCCGCGCCTTCCAAGGTTTCGATCAAGTCACGCAAGCCTTGGGCCCAGCCACCCATGAAGTCGACGCGCTGGGCATGGACCATCTGGAATGAGGACTCGTATTCGGCCGTTCGCAAAGGAATGACGAAGCTGTCATCCTTGATACCCTTACCGGTCGTCAGGGCGATACTGATTTCGTTTCGTACGCCTTGCTTGGCTATACTGACCGGGTTCGAAACGACTAGAACTTTGCCGGCTCGGTGGCGGATCGCGTCTTCAAGGACCACTTCCCAGTTATCTCCGCCTTTTAGGCGGAAGATATCAGCCCAAACGTCATAGCCCA includes the following:
- a CDS encoding TIR domain-containing protein, with the translated sequence MGGGSSGSWSRLGDIRSLEEKAKAALQGGKRNVFISFATEDINEVNLLRAHAKNENSDIEFNDHSVREPYDSERAAYIKQKITERINRSSVTVVYLSESTAQSQWVQWEVEKSISLGKRVIAVHPQGKAPTVNPQWIKENQIKVVPWNKLSDELR
- a CDS encoding toll/interleukin-1 receptor domain-containing protein — encoded protein: MASDAVRESIFISHATPEDNAFTLWLGNRLDAMGYDVWADIFRLKGGDNWEVVLEDAIRHRAGKVLVVSNPVSIAKQGVRNEISIALTTGKGIKDDSFVIPLRTAEYESSFQMVHAQRVDFMGGWAQGLRDLIETLEGAGIPRRGASERSRIWREISLRDGQSVVETGEKLISNWLRVKALPRDLRIYDFAGGISIGAKDRAIKSCPLPVVPLGRGFLTFASPPALHEHFGDSLPMSIAGIVETEEFLTRGAPGYRIDANDARRHVVDLMRQGFDRRLGQAGLQATEMASGRYMWWPDKNAAGVEQKAFSWKDGLSGRRQLVGQSKARNVFWHYGVSAWPATAPFRHFRLSGHVIFTVDGRSTVGDAKRMHTMRRTMCKSWRNDRWRDLMLAYLGWLVGDATELSIDMGGDAFMALEVPPVQFDVSFGLEAEATAAEEHEDEETGDILASSDDEAGFDDENDFDIPGDEE